A portion of the Microbacterium hominis genome contains these proteins:
- a CDS encoding class I adenylate-forming enzyme family protein, translating into MSWDDGIDDGAHTIGRWLTDRAAASPRRIAIDDRGVTTDYAALAARATALAARLRAAGFGPGHRIATVSGNSTDHVVAFFACALIGAAFVPLSWRLTPRELGDALERANPALLLVEDEYAALADAGLRLAAARPPVAPLGSLGIESSAPACADPVAARPVRDDDPLLVIFTSGSEAAPKGVVLTHANCFWNNLALGQALPLTQDDVVLAMLPQFHIAAWNCQPLLAWWVGATVVLERSFQPARALQLIRERRVTAMMGVPTQYAMLAADPGWAAAEVGTLTQALVGGATMPPSVRQAWLEHGVPLTQGYGLTEAAPNVLYLPAAEAAEHPGAVGRPYPHVSVRLTDPDTGLVLEGAATGEVWVRGLSVFSGYLGDPEATAAALDGDWLRTGDLARRDEAGRYSIVDRLKDIYISGGENVAPAEVEHALRLHPLIDQAAVVGVPDPVWGERGVAFVVPVAGRVLSVDEVLAHARQTLAAFKVPVRVEFVDDLPRSAIDKIARSRLRARAVGRTSHAAQ; encoded by the coding sequence GTGAGCTGGGACGACGGGATCGACGACGGCGCGCACACGATCGGCCGCTGGCTGACCGATCGCGCCGCGGCATCCCCTCGACGCATTGCGATCGACGATCGAGGCGTCACGACCGATTACGCCGCGCTGGCGGCGCGCGCCACGGCCCTGGCGGCACGACTGCGCGCCGCAGGGTTCGGCCCGGGACACCGCATCGCGACGGTGTCGGGCAACTCCACCGACCATGTGGTGGCCTTCTTCGCCTGCGCGCTCATAGGCGCCGCGTTCGTCCCGCTGTCGTGGCGGCTGACCCCCCGCGAGCTCGGCGACGCCCTCGAGCGGGCGAACCCGGCCCTGCTGCTGGTCGAGGACGAGTACGCTGCGCTCGCCGACGCGGGCCTGCGGCTCGCCGCCGCCCGGCCCCCGGTCGCCCCGCTCGGATCCCTCGGGATCGAATCCTCGGCGCCGGCGTGCGCCGACCCCGTCGCGGCGCGTCCGGTACGCGACGACGACCCGCTGCTGGTCATCTTCACCTCGGGCAGCGAGGCGGCGCCCAAGGGCGTGGTGCTCACGCACGCCAACTGCTTCTGGAACAACCTCGCGCTCGGTCAGGCTCTGCCGCTCACGCAGGACGACGTGGTGCTCGCGATGCTGCCGCAGTTCCACATCGCCGCCTGGAACTGCCAGCCGCTGCTGGCGTGGTGGGTGGGTGCGACCGTCGTGCTCGAGCGCTCCTTCCAGCCGGCACGGGCTCTCCAGCTGATCCGCGAGCGCCGGGTGACGGCGATGATGGGCGTGCCGACCCAGTACGCCATGCTCGCCGCCGACCCGGGGTGGGCGGCCGCCGAGGTCGGAACGCTGACCCAGGCGCTGGTCGGCGGAGCGACGATGCCGCCGTCGGTGCGGCAGGCGTGGCTCGAGCACGGCGTGCCGCTCACGCAGGGCTACGGCCTCACTGAGGCCGCGCCCAACGTGCTGTACCTGCCCGCCGCCGAGGCGGCCGAGCACCCGGGCGCCGTGGGCCGCCCGTACCCGCATGTCTCGGTGCGGCTCACCGACCCCGACACCGGTCTCGTCCTCGAGGGCGCGGCGACGGGCGAGGTGTGGGTGCGGGGTCTGAGCGTGTTCTCCGGCTATCTCGGCGATCCTGAGGCCACCGCTGCCGCGCTCGACGGCGACTGGCTCCGCACCGGCGACCTGGCGCGGCGCGACGAGGCGGGACGGTACTCGATCGTCGACCGGCTGAAGGACATCTACATCTCGGGCGGTGAGAACGTCGCTCCCGCTGAGGTCGAGCACGCGCTGCGGCTGCATCCCCTGATCGATCAGGCAGCCGTCGTGGGCGTCCCCGATCCGGTGTGGGGAGAGCGCGGCGTCGCCTTCGTCGTCCCGGTCGCCGGGCGGGTCCTCTCGGTCGACGAGGTTCTCGCGCACGCGCGGCAGACGCTCGCCGCGTTCAAGGTTCCGGTGCGCGTGGAGTTCGTCGACGACCTCCCTCGGTCGGCCATCGACAAGATCGCGCGCTCCCGCCTGCGCGCCCGCGCCGTCGGAAGGACCTCCCATGCCGCTCAGTGA
- a CDS encoding branched-chain amino acid ABC transporter permease, which translates to MSTLVLTLVTGVGLGALYFLVASGLSLIYGLMHVLNFAHGAFLTLSAFIGWMVAQSLGTDSWGSFLLSILVGAGVGAVFATLTELVLIRPLYERHIEQVLVTVGLSFAAVALFEGIWGTDPIHIAGPPWLRQTTEVLGARIPNTYWVLMIAAALVLAALVIFLQKTRYGMIIRAGVENRSMVTALGIDVRRSFTLVFAIGGAAAGIGGVLAMHYSTFVSAHLGATLLIFAFIVTVVGGLGSLTGAAVASVLVAVLQQVANSYLGGTGDFIVVILLAVVLLVRPTGLLGKKA; encoded by the coding sequence ATGAGCACCCTCGTCCTCACCCTCGTCACCGGCGTCGGCCTCGGCGCCCTCTACTTCCTCGTCGCGAGCGGCCTGAGCCTCATCTACGGGCTCATGCACGTGCTGAACTTCGCGCACGGCGCCTTCCTCACGCTGAGCGCCTTCATCGGCTGGATGGTCGCGCAGTCGCTCGGCACGGACTCGTGGGGCTCGTTCCTGCTGTCGATCCTCGTCGGCGCCGGTGTCGGCGCGGTCTTCGCCACCCTCACCGAGCTCGTCCTCATCCGGCCGCTGTACGAGCGCCACATCGAGCAGGTCCTCGTCACGGTCGGCCTCTCCTTCGCGGCCGTCGCGCTGTTCGAGGGGATCTGGGGCACCGATCCCATCCACATCGCCGGTCCGCCCTGGCTGCGCCAGACGACGGAGGTGCTGGGGGCCCGCATCCCGAACACCTACTGGGTGCTCATGATCGCCGCCGCGCTCGTGCTGGCCGCGCTGGTCATCTTCCTCCAGAAGACCCGCTACGGCATGATCATCCGCGCGGGCGTGGAGAACCGGTCCATGGTGACGGCGCTGGGCATCGATGTGCGGCGCTCCTTCACCCTCGTGTTCGCCATCGGCGGCGCGGCGGCCGGCATCGGCGGAGTGCTGGCCATGCACTACTCGACGTTCGTCTCGGCGCATCTGGGTGCGACACTGCTGATCTTCGCGTTCATCGTGACCGTGGTCGGCGGACTGGGCTCGCTCACCGGCGCCGCCGTGGCCTCCGTGCTGGTGGCGGTGCTCCAGCAGGTCGCCAACTCCTACCTCGGCGGCACGGGCGACTTCATCGTCGTGATCCTGCTCGCCGTCGTGCTGCTGGTGCGGCCGACCGGACTCCTGGGGAAGAAGGCATGA
- a CDS encoding ABC transporter ATP-binding protein, producing MTDSILSVRGLRCTIAGQQVVEDVSFDVPATGITAVLGRNGVGKTSTLRGILGLIHRRGEVVLAGDRIDTLPTHRIVRRGVGYVPEDREVFAKLSVAENLALAERQKSPRREFVDALFPDLVARREQPAGTLSGGQQQMVSVARALLNDNQLLLVDEPTKGLAPKIVTEVADALAEASKTVPILLVEQNLEVVRRLADDAIVIGGGRVVHVGKARDILDDDDLTRRLLGVHAEPSAHHESPEPRA from the coding sequence ATGACCGACAGCATCCTGAGCGTGCGCGGACTGCGCTGCACGATCGCCGGCCAGCAGGTCGTGGAGGACGTCAGCTTCGACGTCCCGGCCACCGGCATCACGGCGGTGCTCGGCCGCAACGGCGTCGGCAAGACCTCGACGCTGCGCGGCATCCTCGGCCTGATCCACCGTCGCGGCGAGGTGGTCCTCGCGGGCGATCGCATCGACACGCTCCCCACGCACCGCATCGTTCGTCGCGGCGTGGGCTACGTGCCGGAGGACCGCGAAGTCTTCGCCAAGCTCTCCGTGGCCGAGAACCTCGCGCTCGCCGAGCGTCAGAAGTCTCCACGCCGCGAGTTCGTCGACGCGCTGTTCCCCGACCTGGTCGCCCGGCGCGAGCAGCCCGCGGGCACACTCTCGGGCGGTCAGCAGCAGATGGTCTCGGTGGCGCGGGCTCTCCTCAACGACAACCAGCTCCTCCTCGTCGACGAGCCGACCAAGGGCCTCGCGCCGAAGATCGTCACCGAGGTCGCCGACGCGCTCGCCGAAGCATCCAAGACGGTCCCGATCCTGCTCGTCGAGCAGAACCTCGAGGTCGTGCGCCGCCTCGCCGACGACGCGATCGTGATCGGGGGCGGCCGTGTCGTGCACGTCGGCAAGGCCCGCGACATCCTCGACGACGACGATCTGACGCGGCGTCTGCTGGGCGTGCACGCCGAGCCGTCAGCCCACCACGAGTCACCGGAGCCTCGCGCATGA
- a CDS encoding ABC transporter ATP-binding protein, whose translation MSIPTPSAPGAAATLPTGSGSRLTVEGLGLQIGGATILKDVGLDIAAGSLVGVIGPNGAGKTTLFNVISGLMKPTAGRILLDGRDITMDSVPARARAGVGRTFQTSSIFPRLTVLENVRLAAQVVHGGSASLLRFPRKGDAATTAALEKLAAVGLDHKLDAAAGDISHGDKRKLEIAVLLATDASIVLLDEPMAGVGSGDVPGLVENIRAMQREKGCTVLMVEHHIDVLMGLVEKVAVMYFGTIIAYDTPQNVMNDPLVQSAYLGTGTTA comes from the coding sequence ATGAGCATCCCCACCCCGTCCGCGCCCGGCGCAGCGGCTACGCTGCCGACCGGGTCCGGTTCCCGCCTCACCGTCGAGGGCCTCGGCCTGCAGATCGGCGGGGCGACCATCCTGAAAGATGTCGGGCTCGACATCGCCGCCGGCTCGCTGGTCGGCGTGATCGGCCCCAATGGCGCCGGCAAGACCACGCTGTTCAACGTGATCTCCGGCCTCATGAAGCCCACGGCAGGACGCATCCTGCTCGACGGGCGCGATATCACGATGGACTCCGTGCCCGCGCGTGCGCGGGCGGGAGTGGGGCGCACCTTCCAGACCTCCAGCATCTTCCCGCGGCTCACCGTGCTCGAGAACGTGCGGCTGGCGGCACAGGTCGTCCACGGCGGCTCGGCCTCGCTGCTGCGATTCCCTCGGAAAGGGGATGCCGCGACCACGGCCGCTCTGGAGAAGCTCGCCGCCGTCGGACTCGACCACAAGCTCGACGCCGCGGCCGGTGACATCTCCCACGGGGACAAGCGCAAGCTCGAGATCGCGGTGCTGCTGGCCACCGACGCGAGCATCGTGCTGCTCGACGAGCCGATGGCAGGTGTCGGGTCGGGCGACGTGCCCGGGCTCGTGGAGAACATCCGCGCGATGCAGCGCGAGAAGGGATGCACCGTGCTGATGGTCGAGCATCACATCGACGTGCTCATGGGGCTCGTCGAGAAGGTGGCGGTCATGTACTTCGGCACGATCATCGCCTACGACACCCCTCAGAACGTGATGAACGACCCCCTCGTGCAGAGCGCATACCTCGGAACGGGGACGACGGCATGA
- a CDS encoding branched-chain amino acid ABC transporter permease has protein sequence MTMQNATSGGIRRFIPALGGAALVILMALLPLLNISIPGVLPTPTYQPGTLALLSLCMVFASLALSYNLLLGSAGMLSFGHALYFGAGAYGLGIALEHFGVPLWPGVFLALVGGMLIALLTGAVAMRVSGIPFAMVTLAFAQAGSVLVRRNSQVTGGEEGLSLNTEHVPDILIGVINTRNLYWFTLAVLVTVYLVTLWVDSSRLGHLARASRENEQRVRVLGLQPYRVKLVIFVVAAVLASLAGVAYMLLQSGTVPRSVSADLTITILVMVVLGGVGFRWGAIVGGVLYTLLDQRLTVLAGSEMIAGLPDVLRVPLSEPLFLLGVLFILVVMFLPGGIAGTIDAALRRRRGERTRGDLQQLDDAADRDREPEVVRA, from the coding sequence ATGACCATGCAGAATGCGACCTCGGGCGGCATCCGCCGCTTCATCCCGGCCCTGGGCGGCGCGGCTCTCGTCATCCTCATGGCGCTGCTGCCGCTGCTGAACATCTCGATCCCCGGCGTGCTGCCCACCCCCACCTACCAGCCGGGCACGCTCGCCCTGCTCTCCCTGTGCATGGTGTTCGCCTCTCTCGCGCTGTCGTACAACCTGCTGCTGGGCAGTGCCGGGATGCTGTCCTTCGGCCACGCACTGTACTTCGGCGCCGGCGCATACGGCCTCGGGATCGCGCTGGAGCACTTCGGCGTGCCGCTGTGGCCGGGCGTGTTCCTGGCGCTCGTGGGCGGCATGCTCATCGCGCTGCTCACCGGCGCGGTGGCCATGCGCGTGTCGGGCATCCCCTTCGCGATGGTCACCCTCGCTTTCGCGCAGGCGGGCTCCGTGCTGGTCCGCCGCAATTCGCAGGTGACCGGCGGCGAAGAGGGCCTGAGCCTGAACACCGAACACGTCCCCGACATCCTGATCGGCGTGATCAACACGCGCAACCTCTACTGGTTCACTCTCGCCGTGCTCGTCACCGTGTATCTCGTCACCCTGTGGGTGGACTCGTCGCGACTGGGCCACCTGGCGCGCGCCTCGCGCGAGAACGAGCAGCGTGTGCGGGTGCTGGGGCTGCAGCCTTACCGCGTCAAGCTGGTGATCTTCGTCGTCGCGGCCGTGCTGGCGAGCCTCGCCGGCGTCGCGTACATGCTGCTGCAGTCGGGAACGGTTCCCCGGTCCGTCTCCGCCGATCTCACGATCACGATCCTCGTCATGGTGGTTCTCGGTGGCGTCGGGTTCCGCTGGGGTGCCATCGTGGGGGGTGTGCTCTACACGCTGCTGGACCAGCGGCTCACGGTTCTGGCCGGGTCGGAGATGATCGCGGGACTTCCGGATGTGCTGCGCGTGCCGCTGTCGGAGCCCCTGTTCCTGCTCGGCGTGCTCTTCATCCTCGTCGTCATGTTCCTGCCCGGCGGCATCGCCGGCACGATCGACGCCGCGCTGCGTCGCCGTCGAGGCGAGCGCACCCGCGGCGATCTGCAGCAGCTCGACGACGCGGCGGACCGCGACCGCGAGCCCGAGGTGGTGCGGGCGTGA